A window of the Brassica oleracea var. oleracea cultivar TO1000 chromosome C1, BOL, whole genome shotgun sequence genome harbors these coding sequences:
- the LOC106301785 gene encoding putative F-box/FBD/LRR-repeat protein At4g26350, which translates to MGMISDLPDQMLLQILSWLPTTEVVATMLLSKQWKFLWKQVPKLYYNYSEHEGKDFSEFVSRSLQLHVAPSLKSLKLSISPYCDSRDVTNWIDLAVSRFVLELEIDLTAAQNPMITALPKSMYTCGTLSCLRLKALVLDDIPEDYPICLSSLNYMYLSVSIQVSADKFIGKLSAGAPLLKKTVVQGPVYGDQFLDSMTSYSELKSFTTCLSEWGPTVDSYFNKLEHLCMCTCSSGWWDLLINFLQRSPILRQLQLIKSCNSRPLSSGNQPGFTSTTHVPECLSTTLQTLEWRDYAETEFDMPVASFLLKNATRLSEAKIFLEYAAGPIEKLRIRTALAKLSRGSPTCHLNTGN; encoded by the exons ATGGGTATGATTAGTGACTTACCTGACCAGATGCTCCTTCAGATTCTCTCGTGGCTTCCAACAACCGAAGTGGTGGCCACAATGCTTTTGTCCAAACAGTGGAAGTTTCTTTGGAAGCAAGTGCCAAAACTTTATTATAATTATAGCGAACACGAGGGCAAAGACTTTTCAGAATTCGTGAGCAGGTCTTTGCAGTTACATGTGGCTCCAAGTTTAAAAAGTCTCAAGTTATCGATAAGCCCTTATTGCGACTCGAGGGATGTTACAAATTGGATTGATTTAGCAGTTTCGCGGTTTGTGCTTGAGCTTGAAATCGACCTTACCGCCGCTCAAAACCCGATGATCACGGCTCTTCCAAAGAGTATGTACACTTGCGGGACACTAAGTTGTTTGAGGCTAAAGGCTCTTGTACTCGATGATATACCTGAAGACTATCCAATCTGTCTTTCATCACTTAATTATATGTACCTCTCCGTGTCAATTCAAGTGTCGGCTGACAAATTTATTGGCAAGCTCTCTGCTGGTGCTCCTCTTCTCAAAAAGACAGTGGTGCAAGGTCCTGTCTATGGTGATCAGTTTCTTGATTCTATGACAAGTTATAGCGAGCTGAAGAGCTTTACAACGTGCTTATCAGAG TGGGGTCCCACCGTAGACTCTTACTTTAATAAGCTTGAGCATTTGTGTATGTGCACCTGTTCCTCTGGATGGTGGGATTTGTTAATCAATTTTCTTCAACGTTCCCCTATATTACGCCAACTCCAGCTAATCAAG TCTTGCAACTCGCGGCCTCTGTCTTCTGGGAATCAGCCAGGTTTTACTAGTACTACTCATGTTCCGGAATGTTTGTCAACAACGCTTCAAACCTTGGAGTGGAGAGATTATGCAGAAACTGAATTTGACATGCCGGTGGCCTCTTTTCTCCTTAAGAACGCTACACGTTTATCCGAGGCCAAGATCTTCCTCGAATACGCTGCCGGTCCGATTGAGAAGCTTAGAATCCGCACTGCCCTTGCCAAGTTATCTAGAGGTTCACCTACATGCCATCTTAACACCGGGAATTAA